The following coding sequences are from one Pseudonocardia sp. HH130630-07 window:
- a CDS encoding LLM class flavin-dependent oxidoreductase has translation MSTSDDLARPLHLAVALDGAGWHPAAWREPGARPAELFTARYWADLARTAERGLLDLLTIEDGFGLQSGDHLAGPERRTDRVQGRLDASLVAAFLAPLTSAVGLVPTVTTTHTEPFHVASALSTLDHESHGRAGWRVQTSVRADEAAHVGRRVIDGVSRAELDTPAGRALVAELSDEAADAVEVVRRLWDSWEDDAEIRDARTGRFVDRAKLHRIDFAGAHFRVAGPSIVPRPPQGQPLVASLAHGYGPALLAARAADVVFTTPHDPDDAARVVAQVRTAERAAGRTAPPLRVLGDVVVVLADTGAGARDRLARLDARDPLSSDAAVLATTPAGLADVLLDWRAAGLDGFRLRPAVLPTDLDAVVDGLVPELQRRGAFRTAYAERTLRARFGLPRPASRYAAGADPTTVPTPAGASA, from the coding sequence ATGTCCACATCGGACGATCTCGCGCGCCCGCTGCACCTCGCGGTGGCGCTGGACGGTGCCGGCTGGCACCCCGCGGCCTGGCGCGAGCCGGGTGCCCGGCCCGCCGAGCTGTTCACCGCCCGCTACTGGGCGGACCTGGCCCGCACCGCGGAGCGCGGCCTGCTCGACCTGCTCACGATCGAGGACGGGTTCGGCCTGCAGTCCGGCGACCACCTCGCCGGGCCCGAGCGCCGCACCGACCGGGTCCAGGGCAGGCTGGACGCCTCGCTGGTCGCGGCGTTCCTGGCCCCGCTGACGTCGGCCGTCGGTCTCGTGCCGACGGTCACGACCACGCACACCGAGCCGTTCCACGTCGCGTCTGCGCTGTCCACGCTGGACCACGAGTCGCACGGCCGCGCCGGGTGGCGGGTGCAGACCTCGGTGCGTGCCGACGAGGCCGCGCACGTCGGCCGCCGGGTGATCGACGGGGTGTCGCGGGCGGAACTGGACACCCCGGCCGGGCGGGCGCTGGTCGCCGAGCTGTCCGACGAGGCCGCCGACGCGGTCGAGGTCGTCCGCAGGCTGTGGGACTCCTGGGAGGACGACGCCGAGATCCGCGACGCGCGCACCGGCCGGTTCGTCGACCGGGCGAAGCTGCACCGGATCGACTTCGCCGGTGCCCACTTCCGGGTCGCCGGACCGTCGATCGTCCCGCGCCCGCCGCAGGGGCAGCCGCTTGTCGCCTCGCTCGCCCACGGCTACGGCCCGGCGCTGCTCGCGGCGCGGGCCGCCGACGTCGTGTTCACCACCCCGCACGACCCCGACGACGCGGCGCGTGTGGTCGCCCAGGTCCGCACCGCGGAGCGCGCCGCCGGGCGCACGGCACCGCCGCTGCGCGTCCTCGGCGACGTCGTCGTCGTGCTCGCCGACACCGGGGCCGGCGCCCGGGACCGGCTGGCCCGGCTCGACGCCCGCGACCCGCTGTCCAGCGACGCCGCCGTCCTGGCGACCACCCCGGCCGGGCTCGCCGACGTCCTGCTCGACTGGCGGGCGGCCGGGCTCGACGGCTTCCGCCTGCGGCCCGCCGTGCTGCCCACCGACCTCGACGCCGTCGTCGACGGGCTGGTGCCCGAGCTGCAGCGCCGCGGTGCCTTCCGCACCGCCTACGCCGAGCGGACCCTGCGCGCCCGGTTCGGTCTGCCCCGCCCGGCGAGCCGCTACGCGGCCGGCGCCGACCCCACCACCGTCCCGACCCCCGCCGGAGCGAGCGCATGA
- a CDS encoding putative leader peptide: MRATAERAGAAHHPRYRRHVDLLRVASAACPG, encoded by the coding sequence ATGCGGGCCACGGCGGAGCGGGCGGGCGCGGCGCACCACCCGCGCTACCGGCGGCACGTGGACCTGCTGCGCGTCGCCAGCGCCGCCTGTCCGGGCTGA
- a CDS encoding helix-turn-helix transcriptional regulator: protein MATSEFGEYLRVRRSQVGPADVGLPDTGRRRVAGLRREEVAMLAGVSADYYVRLEQGRERSPSAPVVDALAGVLQLGDDARLHLSRLAGLLPRDAAPATPEHVDGELLAMMEAWDASPALVLGRAYDVLAANHLGRAVFGDTRNLMEKVFLDPDARVFYRDWPHVARSSVAGFRLLHGERPGCPRTRAVLDRLLERSGEFAELWSRHDVEGKLAERKLVLHPDVGELDLQMQAFDVRSAPGQQLMVYHAEPGSPTAENLRLLGSLTVSTPRAV from the coding sequence GTGGCGACCAGCGAGTTCGGTGAGTACCTGCGGGTCCGGCGGTCCCAGGTCGGCCCGGCGGACGTCGGGCTGCCGGACACCGGCCGGCGACGGGTGGCCGGCCTGCGGCGCGAGGAGGTGGCCATGCTCGCCGGGGTGAGCGCCGACTACTACGTCCGCCTGGAGCAGGGGCGCGAGCGCAGCCCGTCGGCGCCGGTGGTCGACGCGCTGGCCGGTGTGCTGCAGCTCGGCGACGACGCACGGCTGCACCTGTCCCGCCTGGCCGGCCTGCTCCCGCGCGACGCCGCTCCGGCGACGCCGGAGCACGTCGACGGGGAGCTCCTGGCGATGATGGAGGCCTGGGACGCCTCGCCGGCCCTCGTCCTCGGGCGTGCCTACGACGTGCTCGCGGCCAACCACCTGGGCCGTGCCGTGTTCGGCGACACCAGGAACCTGATGGAGAAGGTGTTCCTGGACCCCGACGCGCGGGTCTTCTACCGCGACTGGCCGCACGTGGCGCGGTCCTCGGTCGCCGGGTTCCGGCTGCTGCACGGCGAACGACCGGGCTGTCCCCGGACCCGCGCCGTCCTCGACCGGCTCCTGGAGCGCAGCGGCGAGTTCGCCGAGCTGTGGAGCCGGCACGACGTCGAGGGCAAGCTCGCCGAGCGCAAGCTCGTCCTGCATCCGGACGTCGGGGAGCTCGACCTGCAGATGCAGGCGTTCGACGTGCGGTCGGCCCCCGGGCAGCAGCTGATGGTCTACCACGCCGAACCCGGCTCGCCGACCGCCGAGAACCTCCGCCTGCTCGGCAGCCTGACGGTGAGCACCCCACGCGCGGTGTGA
- a CDS encoding SDR family oxidoreductase → MNSRPIALVTGASSGIGRAVAARLARDGHHVIAAARRTDRLEALAAEVEHVEPRALDVVDRDAVRALVEDVVAVHGRLDVVVANAGVMPLSRLDAGLVEEWDRTIDVNVRGLLHCIAAAQPVFARQGRGHFVTTASTGAHEVVPAAAVYCGTKYAARAITEGLRLESPPEVRVTTICPGVVESELASTITDPDARAGMVEYRRHAIPPEAIGDAVAYAVGADPAVDVNEIVVRPVHQR, encoded by the coding sequence CGGCCCGTCTCGCCCGCGACGGTCACCACGTGATCGCCGCCGCCCGCCGGACCGACCGGCTGGAGGCACTCGCCGCCGAGGTCGAGCACGTCGAGCCGCGGGCCCTGGACGTCGTCGACCGGGACGCGGTCCGCGCGCTGGTCGAGGACGTCGTGGCCGTGCACGGGCGGCTCGACGTCGTCGTCGCCAACGCCGGTGTCATGCCGCTGTCCCGGCTCGACGCCGGCCTCGTCGAGGAGTGGGACCGGACGATCGACGTCAACGTCCGCGGCCTGCTGCACTGCATCGCCGCGGCCCAGCCGGTGTTCGCCCGACAGGGCCGGGGGCACTTCGTGACCACCGCGTCGACCGGTGCGCACGAGGTCGTCCCGGCCGCCGCCGTCTACTGCGGCACCAAGTACGCCGCCCGGGCCATCACCGAGGGACTGCGTCTGGAGTCGCCGCCGGAGGTGCGCGTCACCACCATCTGCCCCGGTGTGGTGGAGAGCGAGCTCGCGAGCACCATTACCGACCCGGACGCCCGCGCGGGGATGGTGGAGTACCGCAGGCACGCGATCCCGCCGGAGGCGATCGGCGACGCCGTCGCCTACGCCGTGGGCGCCGATCCCGCCGTCGACGTCAACGAGATCGTCGTCCGCCCCGTCCACCAGCGCTGA